A stretch of the Malus sylvestris chromosome 10, drMalSylv7.2, whole genome shotgun sequence genome encodes the following:
- the LOC126587337 gene encoding hemoglobin-2-like codes for MEGKVFTEEQETLVVKSWGVMKQNAAELGLKFFLKIFEIAPSAQKLFSFLKDSDIPLEKNPKLKSHAMSVFVMTCESAVQLRKAGKVTVRESTLKRLGGVHFKSGVVDEHYEVVKFALLKTIKEAVPEMWSAEMKNAWEEAYDQLVAAIKSETKPST; via the exons ATGGAAGGCAAAGTTTTCACAGAAGAGCAGGAAACACTGGTGGTGAAGTCATGGGGTGTGATGAAGCAGAATGCTGCTGAATTGGGCCTTAAATTTTTCTTGAA GATCTTTGAAATTGCACCATCAGCTCAGAAGCTGTTCTCTTTCTTGAAGGACTCTGATATTCCTCTTGAGAAGAACCCAAAGCTCAAGTCTCATGCCATGTCTGTCTTTGTCATG ACTTGTGAATCAGCCGTTCAACTGAGGAAAGCAGGCAAAGTTACAGTGAGAGAGTCAACCTTGAAAAGATTAGGTGGTGTCCACTTCAAGTCTGGAGTGGTAGATGAACATTATGAG GTGGTCAAGTTCGCATTGTTGAAAACAATAAAGGAGGCAGTGCCAGAAATGTGGTCAGCAGAGATGAAGAATGCATGGGAAGAAGCTTACGATCAGTTGGTTGCTGCTATAAAATCGGAAACGAAGCCCTCCACTTAA